One genomic region from Candidatus Polarisedimenticolaceae bacterium encodes:
- a CDS encoding cell division protein ZapA, producing MSDASTGEPTPVTIFGRTYSLRGGGDPTYLGLLAKEVDRRMREVAEATGTADTLKVAILAALNIADDNLRARQASPSAWDEAAVGRMTRLLEEILDETGGRSDAGDAGRAE from the coding sequence ATGTCGGACGCCTCGACCGGCGAGCCCACGCCGGTGACGATCTTCGGTCGGACCTACAGCCTCCGCGGCGGAGGCGATCCGACTTATCTCGGCCTCCTCGCGAAGGAGGTCGACCGCCGCATGCGGGAGGTCGCGGAGGCGACCGGCACCGCGGACACGCTGAAGGTGGCGATCCTCGCCGCCCTCAACATTGCCGACGACAACCTGAGGGCCCGCCAGGCGTCCCCGTCCGCTTGGGACGAGGCCGCAGTGGGCCGCATGACCCGCCTGCTCGAAGAGATCCTCGACGAGACGGGCGGCCGCTCCGATGCCGGCGACGCCGGCCGGGCGGAGTGA